The following are from one region of the Chloroflexota bacterium genome:
- a CDS encoding DUF433 domain-containing protein yields MLNLLDRITIDPQICHGKPVIRGQRYPVETMLELMSGGMTIDEILADYEDLTREDLLAVLAFVTRLKLFNEILPHVSPDLPLPV; encoded by the coding sequence ATGCTCAACTTGCTTGACCGAATTACGATTGACCCACAGATTTGTCATGGGAAACCGGTTATCCGGGGTCAGCGTTACCCGGTCGAAACCATGCTTGAATTGATGAGTGGGGGAATGACCATAGACGAAATCCTTGCGGACTATGAAGATTTGACGCGCGAGGATTTGCTTGCCGTACTTGCATTTGTTACACGTTTGAAATTATTCAATGAAATCCTTCCACATGTTTCCCCCGATTTGCCCCTGCCCGTGTGA
- a CDS encoding right-handed parallel beta-helix repeat-containing protein — MKKLVLLTLLAMYATSCSAPTPTAPAPTAIAIAPGGVAANTPTARPSATATEIAPTATNAPSATPTLEPTPTTTNTPIPTATLTPTPLPVREVAQCAEIWQPGYYKLVADIKTSGTRDCFPIQSHNVIFDCNNHVIEGKEARKDKKYEFYGFFVRKFNFPFLETPTNIEIKNCKIRYLRTGIFVGGGNNVYIHDNDLSNNRDDTDERRYGVFLGQADAGGLRLDTVNGGIVEKNITNNQAIGIDVRDSQNVIVRNNTAAVNSAWGINFINVQNSEISGNTLRDNIRWCTWGAGTVAPGCDAGGIILQTGSSNNVVRGNLVEGENGNGIFIKAHAVPCGDNNVIEGNRILNAKWNAIEFSFCKGNKVIGNEISGSYDAVWFGFSDGTEIRNNIITNMTNHGIISYNSRNTTVANNTIVNSREGIYFYWDTWDAKQFFFLTPSPDRYASRNNLIANNTLHDNAVAGIRMQDSVNNRLESNVLFRNGRDFQFMGRAEGNVIITPTPPPTPTATATFTPTLIPSATTAPTLTATPTLTPTNTLAPPTATKPAGVTPSPTIKR; from the coding sequence TTGAAGAAACTTGTCTTGCTAACACTGCTTGCGATGTATGCAACATCATGCAGTGCGCCAACTCCGACCGCGCCCGCACCGACCGCGATTGCTATCGCCCCCGGCGGCGTCGCGGCGAACACACCAACCGCACGACCCTCAGCGACCGCAACCGAGATCGCGCCAACCGCGACCAACGCGCCCAGCGCGACTCCAACGCTCGAACCAACTCCGACCACGACAAATACGCCGATTCCAACTGCGACGCTCACCCCAACACCACTGCCGGTGCGCGAGGTCGCGCAATGCGCCGAGATTTGGCAACCCGGTTACTACAAACTTGTCGCGGATATTAAAACCTCCGGCACGCGGGATTGTTTTCCAATTCAAAGTCACAACGTCATCTTTGATTGCAACAATCACGTCATCGAGGGCAAAGAAGCGCGCAAGGATAAAAAGTACGAGTTCTACGGATTCTTTGTCCGCAAATTCAATTTCCCGTTTCTCGAAACGCCCACGAACATCGAAATCAAGAATTGCAAGATTCGTTATCTCCGCACCGGCATTTTTGTCGGCGGCGGCAACAACGTGTACATTCACGACAACGATCTCTCGAACAATCGCGACGATACGGATGAACGGCGGTATGGCGTGTTCCTGGGTCAAGCCGACGCCGGCGGTTTGCGCCTCGACACGGTGAACGGCGGCATCGTCGAAAAGAACATTACGAACAATCAAGCCATCGGCATTGACGTGCGCGACAGCCAGAACGTCATCGTACGCAATAACACTGCGGCGGTGAACTCGGCATGGGGCATCAACTTTATCAACGTGCAGAATAGCGAAATTTCCGGGAACACGTTGCGCGATAACATTCGGTGGTGCACCTGGGGCGCGGGCACGGTCGCGCCGGGCTGCGACGCGGGTGGCATCATTCTGCAAACCGGCTCGAGCAACAATGTCGTGCGCGGCAATCTCGTCGAGGGTGAGAACGGCAACGGCATCTTCATCAAAGCGCACGCCGTCCCATGCGGCGACAATAATGTCATCGAAGGCAATCGCATTCTCAACGCGAAATGGAACGCGATCGAGTTTTCGTTCTGCAAAGGGAACAAGGTCATCGGCAACGAAATCTCCGGCTCGTACGATGCGGTATGGTTTGGTTTTTCGGACGGCACTGAGATTCGCAACAACATCATCACGAACATGACGAATCACGGCATCATTTCGTACAACAGCCGCAACACGACGGTGGCGAACAACACGATTGTCAACAGTCGCGAAGGCATTTACTTTTACTGGGATACCTGGGACGCAAAACAATTTTTTTTCCTCACGCCGTCGCCGGATCGGTACGCCTCGCGCAACAATCTGATTGCGAATAACACGCTTCACGATAATGCGGTTGCCGGCATTCGCATGCAAGATTCGGTCAACAATCGCCTGGAAAGCAACGTGCTGTTTCGCAATGGACGCGATTTCCAGTTCATGGGGCGCGCCGAAGGCAATGTGATTATCACGCCCACGCCGCCGCCCACGCCGACCGCCACCGCGACGTTCACGCCGACGCTCATTCCCTCGGCGACGACTGCGCCCACCTTGACCGCCACGCCAACGCTAACGCCGACGAACACGCTCGCGCCGCCAACTGCAACCAAGCCAGCCGGCGTCACGCCATCGCCAACGATCAAACGCTAA
- a CDS encoding acetyl-CoA C-acyltransferase — protein sequence MREAVIVSVARTAVGKAPRGKLRTTRPEDMGAAVVNAALQRAPALKPEDVDDVILGCAFPEGEQGLNMARSVVLRAGLPYTIPAMTVNRYCSSGLQTIALAAQQIIAGWGDVIIAGGAETMSMVPMAGFHFAPNPYLAQEYPGAYLGMGLTAENVASQYGVSRQDQDQFALRSHQRATAAIGAGKFKEETVPLDVKIVEVNNGKAQSQEFVFDVDEGPRRDTSLDALAALKPAFQQGGTITAGNSSQMSDGAAAVVVMERGKAESLGLVPLVRVRSYAVGGVQPELMGIGPVAAIPKALKLAGLDLNDINLIELNEAFAAQGLAVVHELEMDEERVNVNGGAIALGHPLGATGAKLTVQVIGEMKRRNAQFGMVTMCIGGGMGAAGIFENLA from the coding sequence ATGCGTGAAGCAGTAATCGTTTCCGTCGCCCGCACCGCGGTCGGCAAAGCGCCGCGCGGCAAACTGCGGACGACACGACCTGAAGATATGGGCGCGGCAGTGGTCAACGCCGCATTGCAACGCGCACCGGCGCTCAAACCGGAAGATGTGGATGATGTAATCCTGGGTTGTGCGTTTCCCGAAGGCGAACAAGGATTGAACATGGCGCGCTCGGTTGTTCTGCGCGCGGGACTGCCGTACACGATTCCCGCGATGACGGTCAATCGCTATTGCTCGTCTGGCTTGCAGACGATCGCGCTCGCCGCGCAACAAATCATCGCGGGGTGGGGTGATGTGATTATTGCCGGCGGCGCGGAGACGATGAGTATGGTGCCGATGGCGGGCTTTCACTTTGCGCCGAACCCATACCTCGCGCAAGAATATCCCGGCGCGTACCTGGGCATGGGCTTGACCGCGGAAAATGTCGCGAGCCAGTACGGCGTCTCGCGCCAAGACCAGGATCAGTTCGCACTGCGAAGCCATCAACGCGCGACAGCGGCAATCGGCGCGGGCAAGTTTAAGGAAGAGACCGTGCCGCTCGACGTGAAAATCGTCGAAGTGAATAACGGCAAGGCGCAATCCCAGGAGTTTGTTTTTGACGTGGACGAAGGTCCGCGTCGTGACACGTCGCTCGATGCACTTGCCGCGCTCAAGCCCGCGTTTCAGCAAGGCGGCACGATCACGGCGGGCAACTCGTCGCAGATGAGTGATGGCGCGGCGGCGGTCGTCGTGATGGAACGCGGAAAAGCCGAATCACTCGGACTCGTACCACTCGTGCGCGTGCGATCCTACGCAGTCGGCGGCGTACAGCCGGAACTAATGGGCATCGGTCCGGTGGCAGCCATTCCGAAAGCGTTGAAACTCGCGGGACTCGACCTCAACGATATCAACCTCATCGAGTTGAACGAGGCGTTCGCGGCACAAGGACTCGCCGTCGTGCACGAACTCGAGATGGACGAGGAGCGCGTGAACGTCAACGGCGGCGCGATTGCACTGGGGCATCCTCTCGGCGCGACCGGCGCGAAACTGACGGTGCAGGTCATCGGCGAAATGAAACGGCGCAACGCGCAGTTCGGCATGGTGACGATGTGCATCGGTGGTGGAATGGGCGCGGCGGGAATTTTCGAGAATCTCGCGTAG
- a CDS encoding 3-hydroxyacyl-CoA dehydrogenase/enoyl-CoA hydratase family protein, producing the protein MTHSINRVAVIGSGAMGGAIAAHFANAGYDAILLDIVPNKLTSDEESKGLTLAHPAVRNRIVNAGLDAVKKSRPAALFAPQLADRITVGNLEDHFDLLRDADWIIEVVVEHLKIKQDLMARIDAIRKLNSIISTNTSGIPIKDISANCSESFKQHFIGTHFFNPPRYLKLLEVIPGPETLPEVIAFVKEFGETALGKGVVVCKDRPNFVGNRLFAYAGMYAMQYAFDHGYAVNEVDDLTGPIIGHPKTASFRLADLVGNDVLLHVASNLYAAVPDDESREHLKPPEFLGEMVKRGWLGNKAKGGFYKEVRTKAGKEFHALDLKTFEYKPAEKIFYDSTTNAEMYDTLGERLRFIIAQEDRGAQFIWDTTAHYLAYAANRIPEIADDIVSVDNAIRWGFAHETGPFETWDALGVADTVARMEREGIQVAAWVKEMLATGHPSFYKDGQYYDPKSRGYCPLPTNPKVVLLRNQNVIQQNDGASLIDLGDGVACLEFHTKMNALDESIIEIAQAALDEVNQNFAGLVIGNQGEHFCAGANVMMIGLAANDQKWDEIDRIARALQGFLMATRYSAKPVVTAPFGYTFGGGAEVAMQGARTVAHGELYIGLVEVGMGLIPAGGGCKELLRRIVAPAMQTPNVDPLPFLQRVFETIGMAKVATSAEEARQMGFLGATDRIVMSRDQQIAEAKRMVLELVAHGYRPPMRGKIIYAAGERMLAALRIGIYSMVKGKYISEHDAKIGEKLAYVLCGGSLTAPTWVDEQYILDLEREAFISLCGEEKTRERIWHFLSTGKPLRN; encoded by the coding sequence ATGACGCATTCAATCAACCGAGTCGCGGTGATCGGTTCGGGCGCGATGGGCGGCGCAATTGCCGCGCATTTTGCCAACGCCGGGTACGATGCGATTCTACTCGACATCGTACCGAACAAACTGACATCCGACGAAGAGAGCAAAGGTCTCACGCTCGCTCACCCCGCCGTTCGCAACCGCATCGTCAACGCGGGTCTCGATGCGGTCAAGAAATCTCGCCCCGCCGCCCTGTTCGCTCCCCAGCTCGCCGACCGGATTACGGTCGGTAACCTCGAAGACCATTTCGATTTACTGCGCGATGCCGATTGGATTATTGAAGTCGTCGTCGAACATCTCAAGATCAAACAAGATTTGATGGCGCGCATTGATGCTATCCGCAAACTGAACAGCATCATCTCGACCAACACGTCCGGCATTCCGATCAAAGACATTTCCGCCAACTGTTCCGAATCCTTCAAGCAACATTTCATCGGCACACACTTTTTCAATCCGCCGCGCTATTTGAAATTGCTCGAAGTGATCCCAGGACCCGAAACTCTGCCCGAGGTCATCGCGTTCGTCAAGGAATTTGGCGAAACCGCGCTGGGCAAAGGCGTCGTCGTCTGCAAAGATCGCCCCAACTTTGTCGGCAATCGTTTGTTCGCGTACGCCGGGATGTACGCGATGCAGTACGCGTTCGATCATGGTTACGCGGTGAATGAAGTAGACGATTTGACCGGACCGATCATCGGGCATCCCAAGACCGCGTCGTTTCGCCTCGCCGATCTGGTCGGCAACGACGTGCTCTTGCACGTCGCGAGCAACCTGTACGCCGCCGTGCCGGACGACGAATCGCGCGAGCACTTGAAGCCGCCGGAATTTTTGGGCGAGATGGTCAAGCGCGGCTGGCTTGGCAACAAAGCGAAAGGCGGATTCTACAAAGAAGTTCGCACCAAAGCGGGCAAGGAATTTCACGCGCTCGATTTGAAAACGTTCGAGTACAAGCCCGCCGAAAAAATCTTTTACGATTCGACGACGAACGCGGAGATGTACGACACGCTCGGCGAACGCCTGCGCTTCATCATCGCGCAAGAGGATCGCGGCGCACAATTTATCTGGGACACGACCGCGCACTATCTCGCGTACGCGGCGAATCGCATTCCCGAAATCGCGGACGACATTGTGTCGGTGGACAATGCGATTCGCTGGGGTTTCGCGCACGAGACCGGTCCGTTCGAAACCTGGGACGCACTCGGCGTCGCCGACACCGTCGCGCGGATGGAACGCGAAGGCATCCAGGTCGCGGCGTGGGTGAAAGAGATGCTCGCAACTGGGCATCCCAGTTTTTACAAAGACGGTCAGTACTACGATCCGAAATCAAGAGGGTACTGCCCACTGCCGACGAATCCCAAAGTGGTTTTGTTGCGGAATCAAAACGTCATTCAACAAAACGACGGCGCGTCGTTGATTGACCTCGGCGATGGCGTCGCGTGTCTCGAATTCCATACCAAGATGAACGCGCTCGACGAGAGCATCATCGAAATCGCGCAAGCCGCGCTCGACGAGGTGAACCAGAATTTCGCCGGCTTGGTGATCGGCAATCAGGGCGAACATTTCTGCGCGGGCGCAAACGTGATGATGATCGGACTTGCGGCGAACGACCAAAAGTGGGATGAGATTGATCGCATCGCGCGCGCGCTGCAAGGATTCTTGATGGCAACACGGTACAGCGCCAAGCCCGTGGTGACCGCACCATTCGGTTACACCTTTGGCGGCGGCGCTGAAGTCGCGATGCAAGGCGCGCGTACAGTCGCGCACGGTGAACTGTACATCGGTCTCGTCGAAGTCGGGATGGGTTTGATTCCGGCGGGCGGCGGTTGCAAGGAATTGTTGCGCCGCATCGTCGCGCCGGCGATGCAAACGCCAAACGTGGACCCGCTTCCCTTTTTGCAACGCGTCTTTGAAACGATTGGCATGGCAAAGGTCGCGACGAGCGCGGAGGAAGCGCGGCAGATGGGCTTTCTCGGCGCGACCGACCGCATCGTGATGAGCCGCGATCAACAAATCGCGGAAGCGAAACGCATGGTGCTCGAACTCGTCGCGCACGGGTATCGTCCGCCGATGCGCGGTAAAATCATTTACGCCGCGGGCGAACGAATGCTCGCCGCGCTACGCATCGGCATTTACTCGATGGTAAAGGGCAAGTACATCTCGGAACACGACGCCAAGATCGGCGAGAAACTCGCGTACGTCTTGTGCGGCGGCAGTCTCACCGCGCCGACCTGGGTGGACGAACAGTACATCCTCGATCTCGAACGCGAGGCATTCATCTCGCTGTGCGGCGAAGAGAAAACGCGCGAGCGGATTTGGCATTTCTTGAGTACGGGCAAGCCGTTGAGGAATTAG
- a CDS encoding DEAD/DEAH box helicase — translation MRNSDMLTFINLLRANPNVAAWQTQPARAARFVAFPDDEHPALVESLRARGITALYTHQATAWQRARAGKHLVVVTGTASGKTLCYNLPVLDALLRDETARALYLFPTKALAQDQLSNLQLLTSNFQFPISTYDGDTPQHTRATIRKNARIIVSNPDMLHTGILPHHTIWAEFFRNLRFVVIDEMHAYRGVFGSHVANVMRRLKRVSAFYGSSPQFILTSATIANPQELAERLIEESVELLDDDGAAKGEKHFVIYNPPVVNRAVGIRRSVVLESVTLTQDLLKRDAQTIVFARARRTVEVMLRYLASPSTPQPPSPSPDELNRERGKGVPKAGDGGEEVRGYRSGYLPAQRREIERGLRDGSVRVVVATNALELGIDIGGMSAAVLVGYPGTIAATRQQAGRAGRGDDVSLAVLVASADPLDQFLAHHPDYVFARSPESALINPDNLLILLQHLKCAAFEMPFRDGESFGRVDAARVREFLEFLRDAGTLHQSGEKYFWMADQYPSDSISLRSASAETIALQATPPAPSPEGEGRGEVIGEVDRASALWMVHPQAIYLHEGQSFVVEQLDLDQGIARLQPTDADFYTDPQKETQVQLLDKLAEAETHGATKAHGEIAVTTQVVGYRKIKWFTHENLGAGQVMLPPTELHTTGYWLAVDDATVAHLRDEGLWSNAPNDYGPDWDALRERVRARDRYRCTGCGAPEQGRVHDVHHRIPFRAFASRAEANRLENLTTLCHNCHRRAELAVRIRSGLAGVAHALGHLAPLFLMCDARDIGVHSDPQSPLAEGKPTIVIYDQIPAGIGFSERLFELHDELIARAYDLVLQCECEDGCPSCVGPGGEQGYGGKKEARALLEALKD, via the coding sequence ATGCGCAATTCCGACATGCTCACTTTCATCAATTTGCTGCGCGCGAATCCGAATGTCGCCGCGTGGCAGACCCAGCCCGCGCGCGCCGCGCGTTTCGTCGCGTTCCCGGATGATGAACATCCCGCGCTTGTCGAGTCGCTGCGCGCGCGCGGCATCACCGCGTTGTACACGCATCAAGCGACCGCGTGGCAACGCGCGCGCGCAGGCAAGCATCTCGTCGTCGTCACCGGCACGGCGAGCGGCAAGACGCTTTGCTACAACTTGCCGGTGCTCGACGCGTTGCTGCGCGATGAAACCGCGCGCGCGTTGTATCTATTTCCGACGAAAGCGTTGGCGCAAGATCAACTCTCCAACCTCCAGCTTCTAACTTCCAACTTCCAATTTCCAATTTCCACCTACGACGGCGACACTCCGCAACACACGCGCGCGACGATTCGCAAAAACGCGCGCATCATCGTCAGCAATCCGGATATGCTTCACACCGGCATTCTGCCGCACCACACGATCTGGGCGGAATTTTTTCGCAATCTGCGTTTCGTCGTGATTGACGAGATGCACGCGTATCGCGGCGTGTTCGGCTCGCACGTCGCGAACGTGATGCGACGATTGAAACGCGTCTCTGCGTTTTACGGTTCGTCGCCGCAATTCATTCTTACGTCCGCGACGATTGCGAATCCGCAAGAACTCGCCGAGCGATTAATCGAAGAGTCGGTCGAGTTGCTTGACGACGATGGCGCGGCAAAGGGCGAAAAACATTTCGTCATCTACAATCCGCCAGTTGTGAATCGTGCGGTCGGCATTCGGCGCAGTGTTGTGCTTGAAAGTGTGACGCTGACCCAGGATTTGCTCAAGCGCGATGCGCAGACGATTGTGTTCGCGCGCGCGCGGCGCACGGTCGAGGTGATGTTGCGATACCTTGCCTCACCCTCAACCCCCCAGCCCCCTTCCCCCTCTCCCGATGAACTGAATCGGGAGAGGGGGAAGGGGGTGCCGAAGGCGGGGGATGGGGGTGAGGAAGTTCGCGGCTACCGCTCCGGCTATCTCCCCGCGCAACGCCGCGAGATCGAGCGCGGCTTGCGCGACGGTTCGGTGCGCGTGGTCGTCGCGACGAACGCGCTCGAACTGGGCATTGACATCGGTGGGATGAGCGCAGCGGTGCTCGTCGGTTATCCGGGGACGATTGCCGCGACGCGCCAACAAGCCGGGCGCGCGGGTCGTGGCGATGATGTGTCGCTCGCCGTGCTCGTCGCGTCCGCCGATCCGCTCGACCAATTTCTCGCGCATCATCCCGATTATGTATTTGCGCGTTCGCCGGAATCCGCGCTCATCAACCCGGACAATTTGTTGATTCTGCTTCAGCATCTCAAATGCGCCGCGTTCGAAATGCCGTTTCGTGACGGTGAATCGTTTGGGCGCGTGGACGCGGCAAGAGTGCGCGAGTTTCTCGAATTTCTGCGCGATGCCGGCACGTTGCATCAATCGGGTGAAAAATATTTTTGGATGGCGGACCAATATCCGTCCGATTCGATCTCACTCCGGAGCGCATCGGCGGAGACGATTGCGTTGCAAGCAACCCCTCCCGCACCCTCCCCTGAAGGGGAGGGACGGGGAGAGGTCATCGGCGAGGTGGATCGCGCGAGCGCATTGTGGATGGTGCATCCGCAAGCGATTTATTTGCACGAGGGGCAATCGTTCGTCGTCGAGCAACTCGATCTCGATCAAGGTATCGCGCGCTTACAACCGACGGATGCGGATTTTTACACCGACCCGCAAAAAGAAACCCAGGTTCAACTGCTCGATAAACTGGCGGAAGCGGAAACGCATGGCGCGACCAAAGCGCACGGCGAGATCGCGGTGACGACCCAGGTTGTCGGTTATCGCAAAATCAAATGGTTCACGCACGAAAATCTCGGCGCGGGGCAAGTGATGTTGCCGCCAACCGAACTGCACACGACTGGTTACTGGCTCGCGGTGGACGATGCGACGGTCGCGCACTTGCGCGACGAGGGGTTATGGTCGAACGCGCCGAACGATTACGGACCCGACTGGGACGCGCTGCGCGAACGCGTGCGCGCGCGAGATCGTTATCGTTGCACCGGTTGCGGCGCGCCGGAGCAAGGGCGCGTGCACGATGTGCATCATCGTATTCCGTTTCGCGCGTTCGCCTCGCGCGCGGAAGCGAATCGCCTAGAGAATTTGACGACGCTGTGCCACAACTGTCATCGCCGCGCGGAACTCGCGGTGCGAATTCGCAGTGGACTTGCTGGGGTCGCGCACGCGCTCGGTCATCTCGCGCCGCTATTCCTGATGTGCGATGCGCGCGACATTGGCGTGCATTCCGATCCGCAATCGCCGCTGGCGGAGGGCAAGCCGACGATTGTGATTTACGATCAAATCCCGGCGGGCATTGGTTTCAGCGAGCGCTTGTTTGAACTGCACGACGAGTTGATCGCGCGCGCATACGACCTGGTTTTGCAATGCGAGTGCGAGGACGGCTGTCCCTCGTGCGTCGGACCTGGAGGCGAGCAGGGGTACGGAGGCAAGAAAGAGGCGAGGGCGTTGTTGGAGGCGCTGAAGGATTGA
- a CDS encoding four helix bundle protein, producing MGTRPTSFETWQATIPQRIRKNPLWNFVAYPKALFMYDLVWFDCEKLEKERRGRAIEEQIIRSAGSISANIEEGYGRGLGADYARFLKFALGSARETQGWYLRARHLLTDKVLDHRLALLDEIIALLVTTIAQQKSKRTK from the coding sequence ATGGGAACTCGACCGACTTCGTTTGAAACATGGCAAGCAACAATTCCACAACGCATTCGCAAGAATCCGCTTTGGAATTTTGTCGCGTATCCCAAGGCGCTGTTCATGTACGATCTCGTGTGGTTCGACTGCGAAAAGTTGGAGAAAGAGCGACGCGGGCGCGCCATCGAGGAGCAAATCATTCGCAGCGCTGGTTCGATCAGTGCGAACATCGAGGAAGGGTATGGACGGGGACTGGGAGCCGATTACGCACGATTCTTGAAATTTGCGCTTGGCTCGGCGCGCGAGACTCAGGGCTGGTATCTACGCGCGCGGCATTTACTGACCGATAAAGTGCTTGACCATCGTCTCGCCTTGCTCGATGAGATCATCGCGTTACTGGTAACCACTATCGCACAACAAAAATCAAAACGAACAAAATAA
- a CDS encoding LysM peptidoglycan-binding domain-containing protein, producing MSLSSTQLSRVLFLIALVALALAFVPALITAAPSEQQPGSGGQYIYIVQPHDTLYSISRRFNTTVPALMTANNLLSEYIYVGQRLIIPTVPVTPPAPPPDFACKYTVAAKDTVFSIAYRYQVKWYQLMQANYLYSPLIFVGQTLNVPCRTPQPAPFPIYTVVAGDNLFRIAVKYETSIYAIALVNGIHNPHLIYVGQNLVVPYTGTVKYPPIPTITPTGTPGTPTPTITPGGPTLTPTPTTTTGAPAVVIMQNIAFLPPLVTIQRGASVRWENRDSVAHTVTSGTPGNLTGFFRANLSPGQVFTYTFGTPGTYPYFCEIHGAQMTASVTVQ from the coding sequence GTGAGTCTTTCATCTACCCAACTCAGTCGTGTGCTCTTTTTGATCGCACTCGTCGCCTTGGCGCTCGCCTTCGTGCCCGCGCTCATCACCGCCGCGCCGTCCGAACAACAACCCGGCTCCGGCGGGCAGTACATTTACATCGTGCAACCGCACGACACGCTCTACTCGATCTCGCGCCGATTCAACACTACCGTTCCCGCGTTAATGACCGCGAACAATCTCCTATCCGAGTACATCTACGTCGGGCAACGCCTGATCATTCCCACTGTGCCCGTCACGCCGCCGGCGCCGCCGCCGGATTTCGCGTGCAAGTACACCGTCGCCGCCAAGGACACGGTCTTTTCGATTGCGTACCGCTATCAAGTCAAGTGGTATCAATTGATGCAGGCGAACTATCTGTACAGTCCACTCATCTTTGTCGGACAAACGCTGAACGTACCATGTCGCACGCCTCAACCCGCGCCGTTCCCCATCTACACCGTCGTCGCCGGTGACAACTTGTTCCGCATCGCGGTCAAGTACGAAACTTCGATTTACGCGATTGCGCTCGTCAACGGCATCCACAATCCGCATTTGATCTACGTCGGACAAAATCTGGTTGTGCCTTACACCGGCACCGTCAAGTATCCGCCGATTCCCACGATTACACCGACCGGCACCCCAGGCACACCGACCCCGACCATCACACCGGGCGGACCGACGCTCACGCCGACACCGACAACCACGACGGGTGCGCCTGCCGTCGTGATTATGCAAAACATTGCCTTCCTCCCACCCCTGGTTACGATTCAGCGCGGCGCAAGCGTGCGTTGGGAAAATCGCGATTCCGTCGCGCACACGGTAACGAGCGGCACGCCTGGGAATCTGACCGGATTCTTCCGCGCGAACCTTTCGCCGGGTCAAGTGTTCACGTACACATTTGGCACGCCGGGAACGTATCCGTACTTTTGCGAGATTCACGGCGCGCAGATGACGGCGTCCGTGACTGTCCAATAA